The DNA segment GGACAGCACGTAGGCGAGCCAGATCGCGAGGGCAACCTTGGTGATCTCGGAGGGCTGGAGCGTCAGCGAGCCGAGGCGCAACCAGTTCGTGTTTCCCCCGACGGACACTCCCAGCGGCGTGGCGACGACCAGAATCTGAAGGCCGAGGCCGATCGCCACGGCGGTGCCGGCCCACTTCTTCCAGAACGACGCCGGCATCCGCGACGCCACGAGCATGATCGGAACCCCAATGGCCGCGAACAGGCTCTGCCGGGCGAACCCGGAGAAGAAGTCGTTCGACTCGGTGAACGAGGTTACCGCCGACGACGACAGCACCATGACGAGCCCGAACACGACGAGGAAGAGGGTCGTGCCCAGCAGCAGGAAGAAGTTGCCCGTCTCGGCGGCAAAGAGCTTCTTCACCGCGACGATCGCCGCGGACCCCGAGCCTCCGGCGGCGGTGGGCACGGGGTTTGCCGGCGCCGCGTTGTTACGGGGCTGTCGCGGGCGACGGGGGATGCTTGTCGTCATCCGGCCGGCCTCCCAACATCTCGTGAACTGCGGCGGCGAATTGCCGGCCCCGATCGGCGTAATCAGTGAACTGGTCCATGGATGCCGCGGCTGGTGCCAGCACTACGGCATCCCCCGGCCGCGCAGCCAAGTCCGACAACCTCACAGCGATCGCCATCACCTCTTTAGTGTCAGCCGTCTCCACCTCGAACACGGGTAGTTCTGGCGCGTGTCGCGCGAATGCCGCGAGTACTTCCGCGCGGTCGGCTCCGATCACGACGGCCGCGCGCAACCTGTCGGCGTTCCGTGCCACGACGTCGCTGATGTCGACACCCTTCAGCAGGCCCCCGACGACCCAGACGACTGACTCGAACGCCCCGACCGCGGCATCGGCCGCGTGCGGATTCGTGGCCTTTGAGTCGTTGATCCAGCGCACATCGGCATGGGTTGCGATGAGTTCGGTGCGGTGCTGGTCGAGGTGGAAGCCGAGGATCGCCTGGCGGATTGCCGACGCCGGAATTCGGTAGGACCGGGCGAGTGCGCTCGCGGCGAGCACGTTCGCGATCATGTGGGGCGCGCCGAGCCCGGCAGACTCGAGCTGACCCAGTGTCGCCAGTTCGAGGGCGTTGGTGTGCCGGTCGTCGATGAAGGCGCGGTCGCACACGATGTCCTCGACGATACCGACGTCGCTCGGGCCCGGCGGGCCCAGCCCGAAACCGATCGCACGGCATCCCTCGACGACGTCCGCGTGCTCGACCATGATGCGGGTGGCGTCGTCATGACGGTTGTAGATGCACGCCACGCGCGTGTTTTCGTATACCTTCGCCTTCGCGGCGGAATAGGCGTCGGCCGACCCGTGCCAGTCGAGGTGGTCGGCCGCGATGTTGAGGCAGGCACTCGAGTGGGCGGAAAGGGAGTGCGAGTAGTGAAGCTGAAAGCTTGACAGCTCGACGACGAATGCGTCGAAGCCGCCGGGGTCGCGGATCGCGTCGAGCACGGGGACTCCGACGTTGCCGCACGCGACGACCCGCTTGCCGCCCGCGATCATCATCGCTGTCGTCAGCTGCACCGTGGTGGTCTTGCCGTTGGTGCCCGTGACGGTGAACCATTCCGCCGGCCGGTCGAGCTTGTCGCGCAGCCGCCAGGCGAGTTCAACATCTCCCCACACCGGTGTCGCCGCACGTGCCGCGTCGACAATGATCGG comes from the Marisediminicola antarctica genome and includes:
- the murD gene encoding UDP-N-acetylmuramoyl-L-alanine--D-glutamate ligase, producing the protein MRSASEVAALRSWHDDWSGLRVAVLGLGVTGFSVADTLAELGAEVVVFADGADEERADLLDVIGARLVVADLRRAGASLVADFAPELIVVSPGFAPSHPIIVDAARAATPVWGDVELAWRLRDKLDRPAEWFTVTGTNGKTTTVQLTTAMMIAGGKRVVACGNVGVPVLDAIRDPGGFDAFVVELSSFQLHYSHSLSAHSSACLNIAADHLDWHGSADAYSAAKAKVYENTRVACIYNRHDDATRIMVEHADVVEGCRAIGFGLGPPGPSDVGIVEDIVCDRAFIDDRHTNALELATLGQLESAGLGAPHMIANVLAASALARSYRIPASAIRQAILGFHLDQHRTELIATHADVRWINDSKATNPHAADAAVGAFESVVWVVGGLLKGVDISDVVARNADRLRAAVVIGADRAEVLAAFARHAPELPVFEVETADTKEVMAIAVRLSDLAARPGDAVVLAPAAASMDQFTDYADRGRQFAAAVHEMLGGRPDDDKHPPSPATAP